From the Perca flavescens isolate YP-PL-M2 chromosome 21, PFLA_1.0, whole genome shotgun sequence genome, one window contains:
- the LOC114547651 gene encoding thyroid hormone receptor alpha isoform X1 — MEDVPKEQDPNPSEGEEKRWLNGPKRKRKNSQCSLKSMTARCLSDSSKSPELKEASKEGYIPSYLEKDEPCVVCGDKATGYHYRCITCEGCKGFFRRTIQKNLHPSYSCKYDGCCIIDKITRNQCQLCRFKKCIAVGMAMDLVLDDSKRVAKRRLIEENRERRKREGMVKTLQNRPEPTDSEWEVIHLVTEAHRHTNAQGAQWKQKRKFLPEKIGQSPVAPTSDGDKVDLEAFSEFTKIITPAITRVVDFAKKLPMFSDLPCEDQIILLKGCCMEIMSLRAAMRYDPESETLTLSGEMAVKREQLKNGGLGVVSDAIFDLGKSLAQFNLDDTEVALLQAVLLMSSDRSGLTCMDKIEKCQETYLLAFEHYINYRKHNIPHFWPKLLMKVTDLRMIGACHASRFLHMKVECPNELFPPLFLEVFEDQEV; from the exons gtGGCTCAATGGCCcgaaaaggaagaggaagaacagCCAATGTTCGTTGAAGAGTATGACTG CACGTTGTCTGAGTGACAGCTCCAAATCCCCCGAGCTGAAAGAAGCGAGTAAAGAAG ggtaCATCCCCAGCTACCTCGAAAAGGATGAGCCATGTGTGGTGTGTGGCGACAAGGCCACAGGTTACCACTACCGCTGCATTACCTGCGAGGGTtgcaag GGTTTCTTCCGTAGGACCATACAAAAGAACCTCCACCCCAGCTACTCCTGTAAGTACGATGGCTGCTGCATCATCGACAAGATTACCCGCAACCAGTGTCAGCTCTGCCGCTTCAAGAAGTGCATTGCAGTGGGCATGGCCATGGATT TGGTTCTGGATGACTCAAAGCGGGTGGCTAAACGGCGTCTGATTGAAGAGAACAGGGAGCGGCGCAAGAGGGAGGGAATGGTAAAAACCCTCCAGAACCGTCCAGAGCCCACCGACAGCGAGTGGGAGGTGATCCACCTGGTGACAGAGGCCCACCGACACACCAATGCTCAGGGCGCACAGTGGAAACAGAAGCGCAAATTCCTG CCAGAAAAAATTGGCCAGTCCCCGGTTGCCCCCACGTCAGATGGAGACAAGGTGGACCTGGAGGCCTTCAGCGAGTTCACCAAGATCATCACTCCTGCCATCACCCGTGTCGTCGACTTTGCCAAAAAACTGCCCATGTTCTCTGAT CTACCCTGTGAAGACCAGATCATCCTGTTGAAGGGCTGCTGCATGGAGATCATGTCACTGCGGGCTGCCATGCGCTACGACCCAGAAAGTGAGACGCTGACACTGAGCGGGGAGATGGCTGTGAAGCGCGAGCAGCTGAAGAACGGTGGGCTGGGCGTGGTGTCGGACGCCATCTTCGATCTGGGCAAGAGCCTGGCACAGTTCAACCTGGACGACACGGAGGTGGCGCTGTTACAGGCCGTGCTGCTGATGAGCTCAG ATCGTTCGGGCCTGACCTGCATGGACAAGATCGAGAAGTGCCAGGAGACCTACCTGCTGGCGTTTGAGCACTACATCAACTACCGCAAGCACAACATTCCTCACTTCTGGCCGAAGCTCCTGATGAAGGTGACCGACCTGCGGATGATCGGGGCGTGCCACGCCAGCCGCTTCCTTCACATGAAGGTGGAGTGTCCCAACGAACTCTTCCCACCGCTCTTCCTGGAGGTCTTCGAGGACCAGGAGGTGTGA
- the LOC114547651 gene encoding thyroid hormone receptor alpha isoform X2 encodes MHILQSHCIVRSALWLNGPKRKRKNSQCSLKSMTARCLSDSSKSPELKEASKEGYIPSYLEKDEPCVVCGDKATGYHYRCITCEGCKGFFRRTIQKNLHPSYSCKYDGCCIIDKITRNQCQLCRFKKCIAVGMAMDLVLDDSKRVAKRRLIEENRERRKREGMVKTLQNRPEPTDSEWEVIHLVTEAHRHTNAQGAQWKQKRKFLPEKIGQSPVAPTSDGDKVDLEAFSEFTKIITPAITRVVDFAKKLPMFSDLPCEDQIILLKGCCMEIMSLRAAMRYDPESETLTLSGEMAVKREQLKNGGLGVVSDAIFDLGKSLAQFNLDDTEVALLQAVLLMSSDRSGLTCMDKIEKCQETYLLAFEHYINYRKHNIPHFWPKLLMKVTDLRMIGACHASRFLHMKVECPNELFPPLFLEVFEDQEV; translated from the exons ATGCATATTTTACAGTCCCACTGCATCGTCAGGTCAGCACT gtGGCTCAATGGCCcgaaaaggaagaggaagaacagCCAATGTTCGTTGAAGAGTATGACTG CACGTTGTCTGAGTGACAGCTCCAAATCCCCCGAGCTGAAAGAAGCGAGTAAAGAAG ggtaCATCCCCAGCTACCTCGAAAAGGATGAGCCATGTGTGGTGTGTGGCGACAAGGCCACAGGTTACCACTACCGCTGCATTACCTGCGAGGGTtgcaag GGTTTCTTCCGTAGGACCATACAAAAGAACCTCCACCCCAGCTACTCCTGTAAGTACGATGGCTGCTGCATCATCGACAAGATTACCCGCAACCAGTGTCAGCTCTGCCGCTTCAAGAAGTGCATTGCAGTGGGCATGGCCATGGATT TGGTTCTGGATGACTCAAAGCGGGTGGCTAAACGGCGTCTGATTGAAGAGAACAGGGAGCGGCGCAAGAGGGAGGGAATGGTAAAAACCCTCCAGAACCGTCCAGAGCCCACCGACAGCGAGTGGGAGGTGATCCACCTGGTGACAGAGGCCCACCGACACACCAATGCTCAGGGCGCACAGTGGAAACAGAAGCGCAAATTCCTG CCAGAAAAAATTGGCCAGTCCCCGGTTGCCCCCACGTCAGATGGAGACAAGGTGGACCTGGAGGCCTTCAGCGAGTTCACCAAGATCATCACTCCTGCCATCACCCGTGTCGTCGACTTTGCCAAAAAACTGCCCATGTTCTCTGAT CTACCCTGTGAAGACCAGATCATCCTGTTGAAGGGCTGCTGCATGGAGATCATGTCACTGCGGGCTGCCATGCGCTACGACCCAGAAAGTGAGACGCTGACACTGAGCGGGGAGATGGCTGTGAAGCGCGAGCAGCTGAAGAACGGTGGGCTGGGCGTGGTGTCGGACGCCATCTTCGATCTGGGCAAGAGCCTGGCACAGTTCAACCTGGACGACACGGAGGTGGCGCTGTTACAGGCCGTGCTGCTGATGAGCTCAG ATCGTTCGGGCCTGACCTGCATGGACAAGATCGAGAAGTGCCAGGAGACCTACCTGCTGGCGTTTGAGCACTACATCAACTACCGCAAGCACAACATTCCTCACTTCTGGCCGAAGCTCCTGATGAAGGTGACCGACCTGCGGATGATCGGGGCGTGCCACGCCAGCCGCTTCCTTCACATGAAGGTGGAGTGTCCCAACGAACTCTTCCCACCGCTCTTCCTGGAGGTCTTCGAGGACCAGGAGGTGTGA
- the LOC114547651 gene encoding thyroid hormone receptor alpha-B isoform X3 — MEDVPKEQDPNPSEGEEKRWLNGPKRKRKNSQCSLKSMTGYIPSYLEKDEPCVVCGDKATGYHYRCITCEGCKGFFRRTIQKNLHPSYSCKYDGCCIIDKITRNQCQLCRFKKCIAVGMAMDLVLDDSKRVAKRRLIEENRERRKREGMVKTLQNRPEPTDSEWEVIHLVTEAHRHTNAQGAQWKQKRKFLPEKIGQSPVAPTSDGDKVDLEAFSEFTKIITPAITRVVDFAKKLPMFSDLPCEDQIILLKGCCMEIMSLRAAMRYDPESETLTLSGEMAVKREQLKNGGLGVVSDAIFDLGKSLAQFNLDDTEVALLQAVLLMSSDRSGLTCMDKIEKCQETYLLAFEHYINYRKHNIPHFWPKLLMKVTDLRMIGACHASRFLHMKVECPNELFPPLFLEVFEDQEV, encoded by the exons gtGGCTCAATGGCCcgaaaaggaagaggaagaacagCCAATGTTCGTTGAAGAGTATGACTG ggtaCATCCCCAGCTACCTCGAAAAGGATGAGCCATGTGTGGTGTGTGGCGACAAGGCCACAGGTTACCACTACCGCTGCATTACCTGCGAGGGTtgcaag GGTTTCTTCCGTAGGACCATACAAAAGAACCTCCACCCCAGCTACTCCTGTAAGTACGATGGCTGCTGCATCATCGACAAGATTACCCGCAACCAGTGTCAGCTCTGCCGCTTCAAGAAGTGCATTGCAGTGGGCATGGCCATGGATT TGGTTCTGGATGACTCAAAGCGGGTGGCTAAACGGCGTCTGATTGAAGAGAACAGGGAGCGGCGCAAGAGGGAGGGAATGGTAAAAACCCTCCAGAACCGTCCAGAGCCCACCGACAGCGAGTGGGAGGTGATCCACCTGGTGACAGAGGCCCACCGACACACCAATGCTCAGGGCGCACAGTGGAAACAGAAGCGCAAATTCCTG CCAGAAAAAATTGGCCAGTCCCCGGTTGCCCCCACGTCAGATGGAGACAAGGTGGACCTGGAGGCCTTCAGCGAGTTCACCAAGATCATCACTCCTGCCATCACCCGTGTCGTCGACTTTGCCAAAAAACTGCCCATGTTCTCTGAT CTACCCTGTGAAGACCAGATCATCCTGTTGAAGGGCTGCTGCATGGAGATCATGTCACTGCGGGCTGCCATGCGCTACGACCCAGAAAGTGAGACGCTGACACTGAGCGGGGAGATGGCTGTGAAGCGCGAGCAGCTGAAGAACGGTGGGCTGGGCGTGGTGTCGGACGCCATCTTCGATCTGGGCAAGAGCCTGGCACAGTTCAACCTGGACGACACGGAGGTGGCGCTGTTACAGGCCGTGCTGCTGATGAGCTCAG ATCGTTCGGGCCTGACCTGCATGGACAAGATCGAGAAGTGCCAGGAGACCTACCTGCTGGCGTTTGAGCACTACATCAACTACCGCAAGCACAACATTCCTCACTTCTGGCCGAAGCTCCTGATGAAGGTGACCGACCTGCGGATGATCGGGGCGTGCCACGCCAGCCGCTTCCTTCACATGAAGGTGGAGTGTCCCAACGAACTCTTCCCACCGCTCTTCCTGGAGGTCTTCGAGGACCAGGAGGTGTGA